A portion of the Algisphaera agarilytica genome contains these proteins:
- a CDS encoding NnrS family protein, with the protein MIELTVLGQGENQEKHGPAIWDAGFRPFFFGAAATGVVSILLWAWVYAAGGRVPLQGMTSFDWHGHEMVYGYTLAVIAGFLLTAVEKWTGVPLAVLAGLWLGGRLCMLPGTALIAFAVFFDMLFVFGLFGMILWPIVQAQAWAKCDILGKLAVSVVGQCVFSFGVLLDRPDWVRFGLWAGLLMSVGLTIAVARKIVPIFIKYGLENAKPVRNIRALDWSSLLLFTVYFVADLTRASGAWIAWPCLALFVVLTARLLLWHQFGIWRKPLLWGIWLGLLWINVGFLLRALGAWGMVIPALAIHAWAYGGMGLTILAMMGRVSLGHTNRSVHRHPVLTGWMIAALTLGSVVRVVFPMVWIEHYLTWVVVAQVLWVVSLVFFLIAYGPMLWRPDAESDAHIPKRSCGAKPVGRFGVAT; encoded by the coding sequence ATGATCGAGCTCACCGTATTGGGACAAGGCGAAAACCAGGAAAAACATGGCCCGGCGATCTGGGACGCGGGGTTCCGCCCGTTCTTCTTCGGCGCGGCGGCCACGGGCGTGGTGAGCATCTTGCTATGGGCGTGGGTCTACGCGGCGGGGGGGCGTGTGCCGCTGCAGGGGATGACCAGCTTCGACTGGCACGGCCACGAGATGGTGTACGGCTACACGCTGGCGGTCATCGCCGGGTTCCTGCTGACGGCGGTGGAGAAGTGGACGGGCGTGCCGCTGGCAGTGTTGGCGGGGCTGTGGCTCGGCGGTCGGCTCTGCATGTTGCCCGGCACAGCGCTGATCGCGTTTGCCGTGTTCTTCGACATGCTGTTCGTGTTCGGGCTGTTTGGGATGATCCTCTGGCCTATCGTGCAAGCGCAGGCCTGGGCCAAGTGCGACATCCTTGGCAAGCTGGCCGTGTCTGTGGTCGGGCAGTGCGTCTTTTCCTTCGGGGTCTTGCTGGACCGGCCCGACTGGGTTCGCTTCGGGTTGTGGGCGGGGCTGCTGATGTCGGTGGGGCTGACGATCGCGGTAGCGCGGAAGATCGTGCCGATCTTCATCAAGTACGGGCTGGAGAACGCCAAGCCGGTGCGCAACATCCGGGCCTTGGACTGGTCGTCGTTGTTGTTGTTCACGGTGTACTTTGTCGCGGATTTAACGCGGGCGAGCGGAGCCTGGATCGCCTGGCCTTGTCTGGCATTGTTCGTCGTGCTGACAGCGCGACTGCTGCTGTGGCACCAGTTCGGCATCTGGCGCAAGCCGCTGCTCTGGGGCATCTGGCTGGGGCTGCTTTGGATCAACGTCGGCTTCCTGCTGCGGGCGCTCGGAGCCTGGGGCATGGTCATCCCGGCGCTGGCGATCCACGCCTGGGCGTACGGCGGGATGGGCCTGACCATCCTGGCGATGATGGGGCGGGTCAGCCTGGGACACACGAACCGCAGTGTCCACCGCCACCCGGTACTCACCGGCTGGATGATCGCCGCGCTAACCCTGGGCAGCGTCGTACGAGTCGTGTTCCCGATGGTGTGGATCGAGCACTACCTGACCTGGGTCGTCGTGGCGCAGGTGTTGTGGGTGGTCAGCCTCGTGTTCTTCCTGATCGCCTACGGCCCGATGCTGTGGCGGCCCGATGCCGAGAGCGACGCCCACATCCCGAAACGCTCTTGCGGGGCCAAGCCGGTGGGCAGGTTCGGCGTGGCGACGTAA
- the rplQ gene encoding 50S ribosomal protein L17, producing MKHGVYGRKLGRKTNHRIAMWRNMATALFTHNQITTTIPKAKSLQPFVEKLITAAKKGDLASRRRVIAKLGGDTIMIRDEDDENVERNKYGEVTGGTKIVKHLFDEIAPRYADRNGGYTRIIKLGISRIGDGSDLCVIQLVGTEEAGPQVSGSNSRRRDKANKRMEFAAKLRKGDAEEAAEEEAPAEEATATAVAEAPEAEAPETEAPAEEAAAEETEEKKGE from the coding sequence ATGAAACACGGCGTCTACGGTCGCAAACTCGGCCGCAAAACCAACCACCGCATCGCCATGTGGCGTAACATGGCCACCGCGCTGTTCACCCACAACCAGATCACCACGACCATCCCCAAGGCCAAGTCCTTGCAGCCGTTCGTGGAGAAGCTCATCACCGCCGCGAAGAAGGGCGACCTCGCCTCGCGTCGTCGCGTCATCGCCAAGCTCGGCGGCGACACGATCATGATCCGTGACGAGGACGACGAAAACGTCGAACGCAACAAGTACGGCGAAGTCACCGGCGGCACCAAGATCGTCAAGCACCTGTTCGACGAGATTGCCCCGCGCTACGCCGACCGCAACGGCGGCTACACCCGCATCATCAAGCTGGGCATCTCCCGTATCGGCGACGGCTCGGACCTCTGCGTGATCCAGCTCGTCGGCACCGAAGAGGCCGGCCCGCAGGTCTCCGGCAGCAACTCGCGTCGCCGTGACAAGGCCAACAAGCGGATGGAATTCGCCGCGAAGCTCCGCAAGGGCGACGCCGAAGAGGCCGCTGAAGAAGAAGCTCCCGCTGAAGAAGCCACCGCCACTGCGGTCGCCGAAGCCCCGGAAGCGGAAGCCCCCGAAACCGAAGCCCCTGCTGAAGAAGCGGCGGCCGAGGAAACCGAAGAGAAGAAGGGCGAGTAA